The Triticum urartu cultivar G1812 chromosome 6, Tu2.1, whole genome shotgun sequence genome includes the window gaaaaccaagcaaaggcatcggaccttgaaaAGGCTGCTGCGACAAAAAAGGATCttcgctctgctatgagggcaaagaatgaggagctgcgggaagccggggatattgtagctgggaaatcctttatgttgcggaggaaattcggagatccacggtatgcccctctggatcggctgtggagtttggaggatgtgtatatggatttgggggcgagcgctgccgatgcggccaagtacttccagggtcagacagaccgtggagtagaccagctgttttggagacaattccattctcccgagcgtccactttcattgactgaccaattagctgaatgggccgaactaaacaggttgtccggactctccatgaggtctgttgtggatcagctatggccggaaaggtcaaaaccgaatagctatttcagcttggtgcagcagttccttgacgtggtgccgcgcattaatgcgatgaagaggtcggcgtgcatagagggcgcacggatggcctttgcccgtgttaaggcatgttgggcggagatggatgctaccaatgtcgCGGTGCGGGATTCGGCTATAAGTCGAAaagctgccgagcactactttgaagaagttcttgagggtgcccgtttgatagagacccagtgctcaaaaaatattatgtttgagtgatatgtaatctcactgtaagcgaaatgcttttataaatttttataaggctatttttatacttttgcctgaaagtaatatggtgcctcctgggcggccgtttatgtatacatgtgtataacctgaaagattgcagccgttggcttcaaccctcacgcatataatgcggaggtgctcgcaaaaacacgcattcacacttaacccaacgtcttggtcctattaaggaggtgatagcgcagcgagcggggcaaccggactataatgttttagcactttcacttagccataggagtttgacagtggggctaccagatagcccctggtggctccacactctcccgatctcggggtgcgtacatgcctggccgggaaacggccctttgttaaggcggaggaattctaacattcccacaggtcatcgagtggttgaccagtctcacgctatatcatgacagtcagttttcggctttctctactgaggtgctcgtccgaatgaaccagggcacaatcgcagtagttctcctggtgctaccttagccggcaaggcggaacgtaaggcaccaaaacacaggagccgggcaaacccaacatttgaccaaagacaatgattcggagctgatgcatatagggtcaaactcgcgacgccgaacactccctaaggtattcggtctttgtggtataaaccgggcctaaatagtggcctttgtaagaagccccgtgtgtccaggtacgtgcattgtctGGCGtagccacatgccaagacgtcagcatccttctcaacggtggatatgtatcaacaagcgACAGtaaaaaaaaggtttacgcagggtcttaatctaaaaagaatccttgaagcgggtccctgctgcacgtctgcgcctgtgtctccgttgtgccgtatcctggacgggtgtagcacgatgatcgtctgtaaaagagaggaagttaagtgaaaaagttgtcgtgcaaaaggatagtttttaaagaaaccatgtataattcaagatgataagaaattgccacttgtctgcgcgtgttgagccccttgtattgacaaatagtgGTGTGACCACTATttccgtataaatagcggcgccggacttgattagtagtatctgaggtcttgacgacctattggatgcttttgtTTGTCCGGGCACCttttagtgtgcggcggccaaggcagactcactctcttcggcgcgcagagatcgcttgatatttccgtgcactataatgatgccacgtggaccgggcatcttgagtatgagggaggcgtagtgtggtattgcatctTGAGTATGAGGGaggcgtccgagcagtgcttgatggccactttgaaatggagcgatgtggaaagttaaatgctcgcgacggaagttatcgggggagccgaatgtaacttgtagtagaagggagcctgtacaacgagcccctgggcttggcgttactcctttaaaggtagtattgctatggcgaatttttgttgggtctagccccatcccgcggattgtatcctgatatattaggtttaggctactgccgccgtccatcaagacccttgtgaagtgatatccgccaattactgggtctaataccagggcagtcTATCCTGCGcatcggatacttgctgagtaatcgcgatggtcgaaagtgatcggttgagatgaccagtggcaggacttcgtagagataggcacttgggtatactttcctgggagtgccgcattgttttttcccttgattgcgtgtaacacgtttactgttttgacttctggtggaaattgcttttgttcccctgtgtcttgcttggggggctcgtcctcgtcttcagtTGGtatatcctcccccttgtgtacggcgttgagcttgccagattgcttgaagacccaacattctctgtgggtatgattagcaggtttaccaggggtactatggatctggcatacttggtccagaattttgttgaggctggacagttcatccctggtgcctttagggggcggctttggacctggccgagagcttttgaatccggcatttactatcgtgcccttcgtgttgtcttctttattccggcgtttgttattgctgttgcgtcgtgatttcccgtttccatctctaacttcatatgtactggggtcgctggtgctgcatctggctagccagctgtcctcacccgcgcaaaagcgggtcatgaggttcgttaatgcggccatcgttctcggcttattttggccgaggtgtctggcgagccattcgtcacggacgctatgcttgaaagttgccaaggcttcggcgtccggacagtcgacaatccggttctttttagtaagaaacttgttccaaagctttcgggctgactctctagGCTGTTgggttatatgactcaaatcgtccgcatccggaggtcggacataagtcccttgaaaatttgcttgaaaggcgtcttcgagctcttcccaacttccaatggagctttcggggaggcctttgagccagtgacgagctggccctttgagcttgtggggtaggtacttgatggcgtggagatcatctcctcgagccatatggaagtgaaggatgtagtcctcaatccagaccccagggtctgttgttccgtcgtatgcctctatgtttacgggcttgaatccctctggaaattcgtggtccagtgcctcatcggtgaaacatagggggtgtgcggcaaccctgtagctgggtgtaccgcgttgttcggatgtttgttgtgttgcattgtatgctggggcgcgcttgcgtggtccatagatggatctggttgcgccgtcctttgggtgcgagccctcgcatgggtcgcgtattgtattgtgagcggcgttgtatgtcgctctgtgttggtagaggggtcgtctatccgactaggtggctgctttgatatttggttgtgggggttctgaggcctcctcatcgaattcgggtagcagcttccactttgggtagctcttggaggggcgattgtcgtcGTACCTTGCTACAGtgctgagtattttactccatctgaattggagtgtgtcttgcgcagccttgagcctttgtttctgctttttcaggctcctcgcggtggtaaccagccttttacgggcagtctgctgcttCGAGTGtttgtccggcgttatgtcgtccggaccattatccttggtaggatttgtttgtttggtttgattatccggattgccgttgtccggcagcggttcgccctgctccagcgctgggtctgtgtgattgCTATtcctgtcgaggcgggatttggggcggcgcttgcgtcgccgctttgactgcttttcgagggaacaagccttcggttcgtccttccgctcctcgtcatcatcttttggtgcgtccaccatgtatacgtcatatgatgaggtggcgttccagggcccagtaggcgttggttcttcgtcgtctccttcatcggcgtccataccgtcgatgtcttcggagtcgaagtcgagcatgtcggttaaatcgtcgacagtggctacaaagtgggtggtgggtgagctttgaatttcttcatcgtccgcatcccaatctcgctgaccgtagtccggccagggatcttctgataaagagagagactttagtgattttataatatcgccaaagggtgagtgctgaaagatgtctgtggcagtaaactccatgatcggcacccaatcggattcgattggcagaggcgcgaatggttcggagtccggagaggagtccgactccttggaatcatgagtctcgcggagtgcggggctggtgttcggctcgatcgccgttaggatcgcagcccccgaggcggcgtccaaccacccatcctcgatcggcgcggttggctccgaatGAAGGGTCGCAGCCGATGCGGGTGCGTCCTTCAGGGCACTGttaggcggcagagctagatcatgctcgtcgtggcagtgcggcgcgctcggcagtggctcgaatccggcgaagatcaagtccccgcggatgttagccatgtagtttaaacttccaaatctgacctgacggccaggggcgtagctttcgatctgctccagatggccaagcaaattggctcgcagtgcaaagccgccgcaGACagagatctgtccagggagacaAGTtttcaccctggactgcatcactatcaATGATCgtgggagccatcaagcctgacggcgacgacacagaggaactctcaatgaaagcaccaatgtcggtgtcaaaaccggcggatctcgggtagggggtcccgaactgtgcgtctaggctggatggtaacatgaggcaagggacacgaagttttacccaggttcgggccctctcgatggaggtaaaaccctacgtcctgcttgattaatattgatgatatgggtagtacaagagtagatctaccacgagatcaaagaggctaaaccctagaagctagcctatggtatgattgttgatgtctatgttgtcctacggactaaaaccctccggtttatatagacaccggatagggttagggttacacaaagtcggttacaatggtaggagatcttcatatccgtatcaccaagcttgccttccacgccaaggaaagtcccttccggacacgggacggagtcttcaatcttgtatcttcatagtccaggagtccggctgaaggtatagtccggctatccggacaccccctaatccaggactccctaagtgacaaagagctcgtcgtaaatggttacgtcgatgctagctttgccactgatccggatgactctaagtcacaaaccggatacatatttctattgaatggtggagctttCGGTTGGTGaagttccaagcaaagcgtcatggtgggatctacatgtgaaacagagtacatagctgcttcggaatcagcgaatgaaggagtctggatgaaggggttcatatctgatctaggtgtaatacctagtgcatcgggtccaatgaaaatcttttgtgacaatactggagcaattgccttggcaaaggaatccagatttcacaagagaaccaaacacatcaagagacacttcaactccatccatgatcaagtcaaggagggagacatagagatttgcaaaatacatacgggtctgaatgtggcagacctgttgactaagcctcttccacgagcaaaacatgatcagcaccaagactccatgggtgttagaatcattacaatgtaatctagattattgactctagtgcaagtgggagactgaaggaaatatgccctagaggcaataataaagttgttatttgtatttccttatatcatgataaatgtttattattaatgctagaattgtattaaccggaaacttgatacatgtgtgaatacatagacaaaactcagtgagcctctactagactagcttgttaatcaaagatggttatgtttcctagccatagacatgtgttgtcatttgatgaacgggatcacatcattaggagaatgatgtgatggacaagacccattcgttagcttagcatgttgatcgttaagttttattgctattgctttcttcatgtcaaatacatattccttcgactatgagattatacaactctcgaataccggaggaataccttgtgtgctatcaaatgtcacaacgtaactgggtgattataagtatgctctacaggtatctccaaagacgtttgttgggttggcatagatcgagattaggatttgtcactccgagtatcggagaggtatctctgggccctctcggtaatacacatcataataagccttgcaagaattgtgactaatgagttagttgcagaatgatgcattacggaacgagtaaagagacttgccggtaacgagatcgaactaggtatgaagataccgacgatcgaatctcgggcaagtaacataccgatgacaaagggaataacgtatgttgtcattacggtttgactgatcaagatcttcgtagaatatgtaggaaccaatatgagcatccaggttccctTGTTGGTTATttatcggagaggtgtctcggttatgtctacatagttcttgaacccgtagggtccgcacgcttaatgttcgatgacgatttgtattatatgagttatgtgatttggtgactgaatgttgtttggagtcccagatgagatcacagacatgacaaggagtctcgaaatggtcgagaggtaaagattcatatataggacgatagtatttgaacaccggaagtgttccgggggtaccgggtacgtatcgggtcaccggaaggggttctgggCAACTCCCGGCAAGCTATATGGGATTAATGGGCCTAGGGAGGGACATACCAGCCCAcagggggctggtgcgcccctccaCCAGGACTGCCAGCCCTACGGAAGGCAAGGGAGGAGGGTAAGCCCCTCTTTGCTTCCCCTTCTCAAGgcagaaaggaaaggggggcacctcctccttccttctcctagTGCCAAAACAAGGAAGGGGCCGAATTGGGGTgggagcccaagtaggattcggcctacttgggCGCCCCCCTAGCTGCCTCTTcccccctccaacctatatatatgtggggaggggcgCCTGGAGGACACACAAACATCTGTTAACCGTGTGCAGCGCCTACCTTtatagtttacgcctccggtcatattgtcatagtgctgaGGTGAAGCCCTAcgcagatcacttcaccatcaccatcaccacgccgtcgtgttgacgaaactctccctcgacactttgctggatcaagagtttgagggacgtcattgagttgaacatgtgcagaactcggaggtgtcgtacattcggtgcttgatcggtcagaacgagaagaagttcgactacatcaaccgcgttgtcaaacgcttccactttcggtctacgagggtacgtggacacactctccccctctcgttgctatgcatctcctagatagatcttgcgtgagcgtaggaatttttttcaaattgcatgctacgtttcccaacacatACCTCGgagttatatccccaacacacATGGAGACAGCAAACATCATAAGGGTGGTGATGGTAAACATGAAGGAGTCACAAAAGTAACACACAAGATGATCCATCGGGGTACTTGATATTACAACAATAAGGAtgtggatgatgatgatgatgatgatgatgacgacagtggagatgatgatgatgattgtGGTGATCATGTTGTAGCCCCCTTGTGCTTGGTGGTGAAGATGGCGATCTCCTCCTTGCCAAACCCTCCTCCACATGATCTTCGGAGTCTAGGGTTCTACCTTTTGGATGAGTTTCGGGTTTCTCCTCGCGTCTGATCCCCGATCCGATTCCATGGGGTGAAAATAGTGGACGAGGCGGCGACGCTGGCAACTCATACGACCGCCCATATGAGCGTATGCGCTCGTATGGAACGTCGTCTTTGGCTCTGGAAACGCTGTGGAAACTACTCCTTTGGCTGCTTTGCTTCCATTCTTTTATGGTAGATTATTATCACATTAAATACGTGATTTCACTAACATTTCTTGGGATTCCTTCCATAATATGTTATTTTTTCCAAAAGGCATTACCTGTGGAATACTGACAAAAATAGGTGCATGAATGCGGTAAAATCCCACAAAGCCTACCATGTAGGCGCAAAATAACTATCAAAATCATCAAATAATTTGGACTCATCGTGCTCAAGTTGAGAAGTTCGCTACCTCCCTTCACCTCCATTGGCTTTCGTATGAAGGGGCAAACCCTCCCAAGCAGTGGGATGCCATGCAACTGTTTGCATGGGGGCGGATGCAAGGCTAGTTTCTAGAACTCCTCGTGGCTAGATGGGGTCAGGCCTAATGACATTGCACCCAAAATCTTTAACATCTCCAAGAAGAAGATGAGCATGGTCCACAAAGCTCTCCTGAACAACTTTTGGATCAGCCAAAAATTGACACCCATTACGACCTTTCCTTGGCGCACATCCAGGAGTTTTTACTCCTTTGGGAAAAGGTGTCTGAGATCAATCTCGTCGCGGGTGGTCGTTACACTATCTGTTGGAAGCTCACTTCGAGTGGCGAGTACTCAGTTTCTTTGGACTACATGGCACAATTTGAGGGGAATCTCAAAAACAATATGCCCATGTTCTTCTAGAAGGCTTGCACACCCCCAAAGTGTAAGTTCTTCGCTTGCCTAATTATCCAAAACTGGGTCTGGATGGCTGACCGGCTGGAACAACAGGGCTAGCCCAATTATGGCCTTTGCCCACTCTGCAAGCAAGTTAATGAATCCGTGCCTCACCTTCTATTCCATTGCAGATTTTCTGAACATGTTTGGGTGGATGTGGCTTCGTGGATCGGTCTCAACAATGACATTATCACGGATTGGCGGCATGAGGTCTCGGTCAAGGACTTGTGCTTCATGATTGTCCTAGACAGGGGGCCCTCAAGGAAGGCCCTCGCCTCCTTGCTCATGCTTGTTTGCTGGGAGCTTTGGAGTGAGCGCAACACAAGAATTTTTAGGCATACCGCCGCCATTGCGACCATTGTTATTGATAGGATCAAGGAGTAGGCCCGTCTTTGGGCGTTAGCCATTTATGTAATGTAATACCGCGAGAGTTGACTTTCTTCTTCCGGATATCTGTTAAAACTCCTCTCTTAATAAATAAAACTGGCAAATCTTTTGAAAAGAACTAACAACTAGCTCTTTGTTTATGTATTTGTTTTCAGGGTTTTTGTACCCAATCTCATTTCTACcataaaataaaatatgaaaaCAAATATGAAGAACTCGTACGTTTTCGTTCCTACACATGCCCATCGGTTGTATTACAACATAACCAATTATATACGAGAGTCTCCGGATAAGAAAAAGGGAACATCAAACAATCTCTTACATATAGTACAGTACAGTACATTTTTCCGTACAATTATGCGTAGGTTGCGAAGGACAGGAAGAAATCGCGCACGGACGAAGACGAACACTTTGCCACGGTTCCGACTTCCGAGTTTAGTTGTTCTTCTTGCGTTTctcaatgaagaagaagaaggcgaGCGACGCGACGGAGAAGGCGGAGAAGACGCCGGCGGCGACCTTGATGGAGGTGGTGACGCCGGTGATGCTGACGACGTtgaaggcggcggcgggcgcggtcTGGCCGTAGGCGACCTGCGTGCCGGAGGCGTCGAGCGCGTAGGCACGCACGTAGTAGGTGGCGGTGGGGATGTCGAGGGCGACGCGGTACTCGACCTTGCCGGTGCCGGGGTAGGCCTGCTGGGTGACCTTGAACTGGCAGGTCTTGTCCTTCTTGAGGTCGTCGTGGGTCTTGCGCCACTCGCGCTCCTTCTGGCTCACCGGCGCGTAGCAGAGGCTCACCTTCACGTTCTTGTAGTCGGCGTCCTTGCCGGCCGGCTGGCTCGCGTTCAGGGCCCAAGTCACCGTGATCACGTCCTCGCCGGCGTGAAGAACTGGTCAAGGATCAGTTATGTTGGTCGTTAGCGTTAAGAAGATCCTTGTTTCCGCTCTATGTCTTGTTAACGCCAATCCGTGAGGCGTGAGATGCATATACGGCGAACGTACCTTGGCCGGGACTGGGGGATGCGGTGACGTCGAGGGACACAGGCAGCTTGGAGAGGTACGCCACGGCGCCCGCCGACGCGCAGCAGCCGGCGGCGAGGACCACCACCAGCAACGCCATGACCAGCTCCGACCGTGCCATCGCCGCGATTCTAGCTTGGAACTTGGGCTGGAGCTCGCAGCTGCTCGGTCAGAGAAGGTTGCGGCGGTTTGATGGATGGGAGAGATGTAGGAGTACGGATGGGTTTACATGTATATGTAGGCACGTCGAGAGCGCTGACCATGAGCTGGAGCTGCCATCCCTCTTGCGGTCGAGGAGCCGGGGCACCCATTTGATTAACCTAATTACGATCGAAAGTCAGATCATCAACTAGTACTAGTTTCTATTTATTTTGTCTTCTCCGGCCGGAGCTGTCTGGCTGCTCTAGAGGGTCTCCAAAGGGTCCGGAAAAGCGAGATGCGGCGACTGCAAATTAAGCTGCGGCAGGAGTCATTAACTGAGCTAATTATTGAAAAATTCTAGATTTTTTGTTCTATGTGCTTGCGTTCCAAACAAGAACTATTAGCTCGTCCTCAGTCCAGTACATGCATCACCGTCGACATTTCTGTCCATATCCATCCAGACATTTTGGCAGACTGAGCGTCGCGTCCTGAGTGGCAGCCGACTACGAGGGAGAGCATTTCTAGTGCAGTCAGCTTTCCTTCTTGTCTACAGCTGCAATTAGCTTACAAAGTGTTCACCTAGCTGTTGCAAATTTTATTCCAAAAAAACTATTGTTAATTTTATTGTGCAACGGACTGCAGCCAAAAAGCTTAACGGATTTCCATATGTTTCTCCATGTTGAATTTGTTGACAGCAAAAACATGCCGACATTGACACGGCAGTTAAAAGCCATTGCAATACAACAAGAGGTCCGAGGCATACATAGGTCACGTGACTCTTAGCCATAACCAAAGGTTACAAGGCTGCATTATTTGCTTCACTTGGCTTCATCAATCAGAACGTAAGATAAGGCATTTGACCTGTCGACAGTTACTTATTTACATGCCATGAGAGTGACAGGAAGAGCCACCGCTGCAGATGAATCATCAACAACCAGTATAAAACGTTAGAGCGTCTCTAGCAGACCGCTTAAACCGTGAAATTGAAAACACGGTTTTCGGAAAACGTGTTTTAAGGATCGGTTTGAGCTGCGGCCAAACAGACCCCTCAAACTTAAACTGTAAAATCGAATATTCGCTTACATTTTTCCTCACGTCGCCACGGTCAGCTAGCTCGCTCCTACGAAGCCAGCGGACGGCGCACGAAGCAGCCAAATACGGAGCCGCCGGCACCCAAAACGGCGTCGAATCGATCCAGGAGTAGTCGCCGTAGCTACTTCAGGAGTAAGCTAGCTAGCTCCCGTCAAATCGATCCAGGAGCTAGCTTCCGTCGCCGTAGCTAGCCGGGACGGGCGGCAGCCGGGGAGGGGTCATGGAGATGTTTCCGTGGCAGTTGGGCTCCTGCCAACTGCGTTCTTCCAATAAAAGGCACTATAGAAACGGATGTGGAAACTGTGTTTTTGCAGATCGAGAGGAGCTTTTTACCGCACTGCATGGTGTATAATATGTCTGTTTCAGAGGGATATAAGGAGTCTTCTAGAGATGCTCTAAGCAGGGATAAGTTAGTACAAAATTGAGTCCCTTTTACCGCACCCCTTAAAGATTTAAAGATCGAAAGTGTATAATATGTCTGTTTTGGCGGGATATAAAGAGTCTGCTAGAGATggttagtataaagttgagtcCCTTAGCCCTCCACTATGTGATCGATGCTAAAGTTCTGAAAAGTATCCCACGTACATATCCATGCCAAATGAGAGAAATTTAGCACCCCTCATACAGGGTAGAGGATTTGGCATCGACTCCAGCTTGACCCCACATACGTATAAAGTAGTAATAGATCAGCCCAAGCCTGTGTCTCCGGTTGTTGCTTCGCTTGAGAAAGTACAGTGTGACGAGCTTACTTTATTGCCTCAGGGCATGGCCAATGGTTAGCCTCAGAGGTGATGCCCTGCAAGCCAGCTAGGCT containing:
- the LOC125513548 gene encoding probable high-affinity nitrate transporter-activating protein 2.2, yielding MARSELVMALLVVVLAAGCCASAGAVAYLSKLPVSLDVTASPSPGQVLHAGEDVITVTWALNASQPAGKDADYKNVKVSLCYAPVSQKEREWRKTHDDLKKDKTCQFKVTQQAYPGTGKVEYRVALDIPTATYYVRAYALDASGTQVAYGQTAPAAAFNVVSITGVTTSIKVAAGVFSAFSVASLAFFFFIEKRKKNN